CGCCGCCTCCGCGCCGGTGTAGATCACGGGCATGTAGCGGTCGGCCCGCATCGCGGTGCGCCGCACGGCGCGCCGCTGCTCGTGATCGAAGGCGGCGGCGACGACGACCGCATCGGCACCCGAGACCTCGGCGGTGCGGATCACGAACCCGGCGTTCCCCGGATACGCCGTGTCGACGAGCAGCCAGACGGCGCGCGCCCGGGCCGCGACCTCCTCGAGGGAACGGCGCGGATCGGGGCCGACGAGCGCGAGCAGCTCGGGCTCGAGACGCGCCTGGCAGAGGCGTGTGAGCTGGTTCTGGCTGATCACCCGGCACTCGATGCCGCGCGCCTCGGCGAGCGCGAGCGCCGCGACCGCGTCGGCGGACAGCGGCCCGGACCGGTGCAGCACGAGTCGCACCGGCGCGCCCGACGCGAGTGCGTCCGCGAGCGCGGCGGCGTCGTGGAGCTGGCGGCGCACGGCGGGACGTCCTCAGTGCGCGTCGCGCGGGGCGCGCGCGAGCACGACGTGTCGGTTGAGGTCGCCCTCGCGTCCGTCGGAGGCGAAGTCGAGGACGCGCGCGAACGCGGTCGACTCGAGCGGTGCGAGCGCGTTCGCGACCTCTTCGTCGCTCCACGCGTGGCAGTACCGGACGGCGCCCGCGTCGCCCCACGCGAGCAGGGCGTCGCCGCGCTCGAGCGCGGCGGGCGCGACGGACGGCGCCGCTCCCCAGTCGACGGTGCGGCGCGCGAACCGCTCGGCGCGGTCGAAGCGGAAGAAGGAGAGCGCGAGCAGCCCGCCCGGAGCGACGAAGCGCGCGAGCTCGCCGACCTTGCCCGCGCGCGCCGCGCCGTCCGGGACGTGATG
This Myxococcota bacterium DNA region includes the following protein-coding sequences:
- a CDS encoding TrmH family RNA methyltransferase, whose amino-acid sequence is MRRQLHDAAALADALASGAPVRLVLHRSGPLSADAVAALALAEARGIECRVISQNQLTRLCQARLEPELLALVGPDPRRSLEEVAARARAVWLLVDTAYPGNAGFVIRTAEVSGADAVVVAAAFDHEQRRAVRRTAMRADRYMPVIYTGAEAAIDAARAAGLQIVGIEDSGTVAPWDADLARPSLFAVGGERDGIPPGLLARCDLVVRLPMGGFVPSYNLQAAMAMVAGERLRQLATRAPALPPERPEDRPRGRPDADSHR